Proteins encoded together in one Methylorubrum populi window:
- a CDS encoding FAD-binding oxidoreductase yields MKMDCNSKTAKLWAFRDAISECGDAGRLLDDREALVRGRDTFAHGDDCAPFVIVKLSTTDEVERALALARQHGLSVQPVSTGRNWGYGSIRPASSDTKVIFDLSGMTRILSFDEELGIVTVQPGVTQGDLDRFLKARDASYMVPTTGAGPSCSLLGNALERGYGLTPIADHFQAVLGLTAVLASGTRYTSPFLDPNGTDASRLPVYRWGVGPYLDGLFAQNGGAIVTSATIQLAPRPKRTEMFCFWLSDERHLPAAVAAVRELMTRSGLMIGGINLMNSARVSLVAGSSASAGAPWIGTGVLYGDPAAIAAGRKIIRRALSPLSRRVVFINPMKLRLLRFCSGIPLIGRKLTALQNSVASAHNVLSGYPEEFALPLAYSKRAGDVPESNLNPARDKCGLLWYAPIVPMRAASVSLYTEMANSICQKHGFDAAITFSTVSASGFDSTIPLVFPRDEANSARALECLRHLIDEGRKLGFQPYRFHSALMEEATSTADDHWRLAQSISAVIDPDGLIAPGRYQRPSPSFQTADASS; encoded by the coding sequence ATGAAGATGGATTGTAACAGCAAGACTGCAAAGCTTTGGGCCTTTCGAGATGCGATCTCGGAATGTGGAGATGCGGGCCGACTGCTCGATGATCGGGAGGCCTTGGTAAGAGGTCGAGACACCTTTGCTCATGGCGATGATTGCGCGCCGTTTGTCATCGTCAAGCTTTCTACGACAGACGAAGTGGAGCGGGCACTTGCGCTGGCGCGCCAGCACGGCTTGAGCGTTCAACCCGTATCGACCGGCCGAAACTGGGGCTACGGCTCGATCCGCCCGGCGTCCAGCGACACCAAAGTCATTTTCGATTTGAGCGGGATGACCCGCATCCTCTCGTTTGACGAAGAACTCGGTATCGTAACGGTCCAGCCAGGCGTCACCCAGGGCGATCTTGATCGATTTCTCAAGGCGCGGGATGCTTCGTACATGGTTCCCACGACGGGCGCCGGTCCTTCTTGCAGCTTGCTCGGCAATGCCCTTGAGCGAGGCTATGGCCTCACCCCGATCGCGGACCACTTCCAAGCCGTCCTCGGCCTGACGGCAGTGCTGGCGAGCGGCACGCGATACACCTCTCCCTTTCTCGATCCGAACGGAACCGACGCGTCCCGGCTTCCGGTCTACCGCTGGGGTGTCGGCCCTTACCTTGACGGCCTGTTCGCTCAGAATGGCGGTGCGATCGTCACCAGCGCCACCATCCAGCTCGCCCCTCGGCCCAAGCGAACCGAAATGTTCTGCTTCTGGCTGTCAGACGAGCGCCACCTTCCGGCCGCGGTCGCGGCGGTGAGGGAGTTGATGACCCGATCAGGTCTCATGATCGGGGGCATCAACCTGATGAACTCGGCCAGAGTTTCGCTGGTGGCGGGAAGCTCCGCGTCAGCCGGGGCGCCGTGGATCGGGACGGGCGTTCTCTATGGCGATCCGGCAGCGATAGCCGCAGGCCGGAAGATCATACGCCGCGCTTTAAGCCCCCTGTCGCGTCGAGTCGTATTCATCAACCCTATGAAACTTCGACTCCTGCGGTTTTGCTCGGGCATTCCGCTCATCGGGCGGAAACTCACTGCGCTTCAAAACTCGGTTGCTTCGGCGCATAACGTACTATCCGGCTATCCAGAGGAATTTGCTCTGCCTTTGGCATACAGCAAGCGGGCTGGTGACGTTCCAGAAAGCAACCTCAATCCAGCAAGAGATAAATGCGGGCTTCTTTGGTACGCACCTATAGTTCCGATGCGAGCTGCTTCCGTATCTCTTTACACTGAAATGGCAAATAGCATTTGCCAGAAACATGGATTTGACGCCGCCATAACATTCTCTACTGTTTCCGCTTCGGGGTTTGACAGTACGATACCGCTCGTTTTTCCACGAGATGAAGCGAATAGCGCCCGCGCATTGGAATGCCTGCGTCATTTGATCGATGAAGGACGCAAGCTCGGCTTCCAGCCTTACCGCTTTCACAGCGCGCTTATGGAAGAAGCCACCAGCACTGCGGACGACCACTGGCGGCTAGCGCAATCCATCTCGGCTGTGATCGACCCTGACGGGCTGATTGCCCCCGGCCGATACCAACGTCCCTCCCCTTCGTTCCAAACCGCGGACGCATCCTCATGA
- a CDS encoding class I SAM-dependent methyltransferase: MSVAIVRAVLHEAFKGRRADRIPETELVMNASQTVADYSSCGDQDGALYGPYLYNALQVSARLKEGDKVIDLGCGSGRLLNIIAQWNPAVEFIGVDLAPAMLDAARQQASKLGLGNVTYRSGDFSTLDDFETSSADAVISSMALHHLPDRSALTRCFSAIGRVLRADGTLYLMDFGRLRSMEAIEVFVSLVARTESTALSEDYRASLKAAFLPTDFADEVVKLDRVGIELHRTIIAPLVIVVSTPLPSTPLRPSVVTAYRRAVQTLSRSRQSELNQLRLFLKLGGLAAPL; encoded by the coding sequence ATGAGCGTCGCCATTGTACGAGCTGTCCTGCATGAGGCCTTCAAAGGGCGTCGTGCCGATCGCATTCCCGAGACTGAGCTAGTGATGAACGCCAGTCAGACAGTCGCAGACTATTCAAGCTGTGGCGATCAGGACGGCGCACTGTATGGACCTTACCTTTACAACGCCCTTCAAGTATCAGCTCGCTTGAAAGAGGGCGACAAGGTAATCGATCTCGGCTGCGGTTCAGGTCGGTTACTGAATATTATTGCTCAATGGAACCCCGCCGTCGAGTTCATTGGTGTTGACCTTGCGCCTGCGATGCTCGACGCCGCAAGGCAGCAAGCCTCAAAGCTCGGGTTGGGGAATGTCACCTATCGCTCGGGAGATTTCTCGACGCTGGACGATTTTGAAACGTCTTCCGCTGACGCGGTAATATCATCAATGGCGTTACATCATCTCCCCGATCGATCTGCCCTCACTCGCTGCTTTAGCGCAATCGGGCGAGTATTGCGCGCGGATGGCACGCTTTATCTGATGGATTTCGGGCGCCTTCGTTCCATGGAAGCCATCGAAGTGTTCGTGTCCCTCGTGGCTCGGACTGAAAGCACGGCCCTGAGCGAGGATTATCGCGCGAGCCTGAAAGCAGCCTTTCTGCCAACCGATTTTGCCGACGAGGTTGTCAAACTCGATCGGGTCGGGATCGAGTTGCATCGTACTATCATCGCGCCGCTCGTGATAGTCGTGAGCACACCGCTTCCCTCCACTCCGCTGCGGCCATCGGTAGTTACTGCTTATCGGCGTGCGGTCCAGACTTTGAGTCGCAGCCGTCAGTCCGAACTCAACCAGCTTCGGTTATTTCTAAAGCTGGGCGGACTGGCCGCACCACTATGA
- a CDS encoding GNAT family N-acetyltransferase: protein MSDKIGRFKNAHLRFTPPGLMRHVAVRRIAASDLDFPGVEFKIASSEAEMAAAFELLKESYVRRGIAREGQMRLQIISLLPTTTTFIAKSGDEVIGTISLIEDSDLGLPMEKVHPAEAVAIRKLFRSVAEVGALAVRPDYRRSGLSIMLYNMLYRWARQWRRVDDLLIAVHPSAQFFYKNILLFEVIGPPQRYEDLQGAASLPLRLDILGAQLRFYRVYRDRIVDTKCRRDFYSFFCGPTDRFNFSDHPHYAESQRSSGPLKDVDVLRLFNRFSLSAETIQEREARVLHRHFPDVSFMAEGTV from the coding sequence ATGTCGGATAAGATCGGCCGCTTTAAGAATGCTCACCTCCGGTTTACACCTCCCGGATTGATGCGTCATGTAGCCGTTCGCCGCATTGCAGCGAGCGATCTGGATTTCCCTGGCGTCGAGTTTAAGATTGCTTCGTCAGAGGCAGAGATGGCGGCCGCCTTTGAATTGTTGAAAGAAAGCTATGTACGGCGCGGCATCGCTCGTGAAGGGCAGATGCGGCTACAGATCATAAGTCTTCTGCCAACTACGACGACATTTATTGCGAAGTCAGGTGACGAGGTTATCGGGACAATCTCGCTTATCGAGGACTCTGACCTTGGCCTGCCAATGGAGAAGGTCCACCCTGCCGAGGCTGTCGCTATCAGAAAGTTGTTCCGCAGCGTAGCAGAGGTGGGCGCTCTCGCCGTTCGGCCAGACTACCGGCGGAGCGGCCTGTCCATCATGCTTTATAACATGCTCTACCGCTGGGCTCGGCAATGGCGGCGCGTGGACGATCTCCTCATAGCCGTGCATCCATCAGCACAGTTCTTCTATAAGAACATATTACTATTTGAGGTTATCGGCCCGCCTCAGCGTTATGAGGATCTTCAAGGCGCCGCCTCGTTACCATTGAGGCTCGATATACTCGGGGCACAGTTACGGTTTTACCGCGTTTACCGCGATCGTATCGTTGATACGAAATGTCGCCGGGACTTCTACAGCTTTTTCTGTGGCCCAACAGATCGGTTCAATTTTTCAGACCATCCGCACTATGCGGAAAGTCAGCGGTCGTCCGGACCACTGAAGGACGTGGATGTTCTCCGCTTATTCAATCGATTCTCGTTGTCAGCGGAAACGATTCAAGAGCGCGAGGCAAGAGTCCTACACCGGCACTTCCCCGATGTCAGCTTCATGGCGGAGGGGACCGTATGA
- a CDS encoding DNA alkylation repair protein, translating into MGGDMQARIDTARIASLSSGEVPSSTLAEILKIDFDILLKAIVPDFRSPDFSREGISRKMSLYGEALLNYGGAELLELLSSHASDTVRGLSVFGLAHHHARSSSDQVVAMVRPFAADLHFGVREWAWLAVRPILVSDLDASIGILSTWTHDNDVNIRRFAVEALRPRGVWCKHIADLRSNPSLGLPILEPMRLEAEKYAQDSVANWLNDAAKDNPGWVKDLCSRWKDMAPADTRTKRITTRALRSLS; encoded by the coding sequence ATGGGCGGCGATATGCAGGCTAGGATCGACACCGCACGAATCGCCTCCTTATCGTCCGGAGAAGTTCCTTCTAGCACCCTCGCCGAAATTCTGAAAATCGACTTCGATATTCTCCTCAAGGCGATCGTTCCTGATTTCCGGTCTCCGGACTTCAGTCGCGAGGGTATCTCGCGCAAGATGAGTCTGTATGGAGAAGCGCTCCTTAACTATGGTGGCGCTGAACTCCTTGAGCTCCTTTCAAGTCACGCAAGCGATACAGTTCGCGGTCTTTCGGTATTTGGGCTGGCGCATCATCACGCTCGCTCATCTTCTGACCAGGTTGTCGCAATGGTTCGCCCATTTGCCGCTGATTTACATTTTGGTGTGCGGGAATGGGCTTGGCTCGCTGTTCGGCCGATACTTGTATCCGATCTGGATGCTTCGATCGGTATTCTTTCGACGTGGACGCATGATAACGACGTAAACATTCGCAGATTTGCGGTCGAAGCCCTGCGCCCCCGCGGTGTCTGGTGCAAGCACATTGCTGATCTGCGGAGCAATCCATCGCTTGGCCTTCCAATCCTAGAGCCGATGCGTCTCGAAGCAGAGAAGTACGCACAAGACTCGGTAGCAAATTGGCTCAACGACGCCGCCAAGGATAACCCTGGGTGGGTCAAGGATTTGTGTTCAAGATGGAAGGATATGGCTCCCGCTGATACGCGGACGAAGCGAATAACCACAAGGGCTTTGCGATCACTTTCTTAG
- a CDS encoding Rrf2 family transcriptional regulator, with translation MPDGLGNKGVDQRFAVAVHAMCVLSYHSPELSNASFVGDSISVNPLIAKRIIGSMVKAGLAEAVLGARGGYRLARSADQVSLWDIYHAVQGNGPFRSRYGMPESNCDEGRAIDRVVFDLYEDLDQEIERRLSQITLAQILLAAERVERIPLDAIQVGAFSTQA, from the coding sequence ATGCCTGACGGTCTAGGTAATAAGGGAGTGGACCAGAGGTTTGCGGTTGCAGTTCATGCTATGTGCGTCCTGTCCTACCATAGCCCAGAGCTGTCAAATGCGTCGTTTGTAGGCGACAGCATTTCAGTGAACCCACTTATAGCGAAGCGAATTATCGGCTCGATGGTGAAGGCTGGCCTCGCGGAAGCCGTCTTGGGCGCCAGAGGCGGATATCGTTTGGCGAGGTCGGCGGATCAGGTTTCGCTTTGGGACATATACCATGCGGTTCAGGGGAATGGTCCATTCCGAAGCCGATACGGAATGCCCGAGTCGAACTGCGATGAAGGTCGTGCCATCGACCGGGTTGTCTTCGATCTTTACGAAGATCTGGATCAAGAGATCGAACGGCGACTTAGCCAGATAACCTTAGCTCAAATATTGCTGGCGGCGGAGCGCGTTGAGCGCATACCGCTCGATGCGATACAGGTCGGTGCCTTCTCGACCCAAGCGTGA
- a CDS encoding IS1380 family transposase, whose protein sequence is MSDPTVLPFAFPSVRAKKLTAAFDGGRLSSDGGVLLLAQAARRLGIAEKLAAVIPDRRDPSRIVHPLPEILLARILAIACGYEDADDLDHLRADPAFKLACGRLPESGVDLMSQPTVSRLENTPGLRDLIRLGRVLVDLYCASYATPPEAVTLDIDDTCDVVHGQQQLSLFNAHHDARCFLPIHVYDTATSRPVAMILRPGKTPSGREVRGHLRRLVRAIRHHWPKTAITIRGDGHYGRPEAMNWCEDNGVAYVFGLTGTKALAAKVEDIADTIRVVRAIGDKDAVRGFAETTHAAKSWRQQRRVAARIEATRLGLDIRYVVTNIATGTPEWLYAELYCARGQAENLIKLHKGQLASDRTSCRNPAANQMRLVLHTAAYWLMLTVREAVPTAHRLARAEFATIRLRLLKLGTRIRETAARVRLAFAAACPEADLIRHLATALAPAPA, encoded by the coding sequence ATGTCCGATCCTACGGTGCTCCCGTTCGCGTTTCCATCCGTGAGAGCCAAGAAGCTCACAGCTGCCTTCGATGGCGGACGCCTGTCCTCGGACGGCGGTGTCCTGCTGCTGGCCCAGGCCGCCCGACGGTTGGGCATCGCCGAGAAGCTCGCTGCGGTGATCCCGGACCGGCGCGATCCGAGCCGGATCGTGCATCCGCTTCCCGAGATCCTTCTGGCGCGCATCCTGGCCATCGCCTGCGGTTACGAGGACGCCGACGACCTCGACCACCTGCGCGCCGATCCTGCGTTCAAGCTCGCCTGTGGGCGGCTGCCCGAGAGCGGCGTCGACCTGATGAGCCAGCCCACTGTCTCGCGGCTGGAGAACACCCCCGGCCTGCGCGACCTGATCCGGCTCGGGCGGGTGCTGGTCGACCTGTACTGCGCCAGCTATGCCACGCCGCCCGAGGCCGTCACGCTGGATATCGACGACACCTGCGACGTGGTCCATGGCCAGCAGCAACTCTCGCTGTTCAACGCCCACCACGATGCGCGCTGCTTTCTCCCCATCCACGTCTACGACACTGCCACCTCACGCCCGGTGGCGATGATCCTGCGTCCAGGTAAGACGCCCTCTGGCCGCGAGGTCCGAGGCCATCTGCGCCGCCTCGTCCGAGCGATCCGCCATCACTGGCCCAAGACCGCGATCACCATCCGGGGCGACGGCCATTACGGGCGGCCCGAGGCCATGAACTGGTGCGAAGACAACGGCGTCGCTTACGTCTTCGGCCTGACCGGCACGAAGGCGCTGGCCGCCAAGGTCGAGGATATCGCCGATACCATCCGGGTGGTGCGGGCCATCGGCGACAAGGATGCGGTGCGCGGCTTTGCCGAGACCACGCACGCGGCCAAGTCCTGGCGGCAGCAACGCCGCGTCGCCGCCCGCATCGAGGCGACCCGCCTTGGTCTCGATATCCGCTACGTGGTCACGAACATCGCCACCGGCACGCCCGAATGGCTCTACGCCGAGCTGTACTGCGCCCGCGGACAGGCCGAGAACTTGATCAAGCTCCACAAGGGCCAGCTCGCCTCCGACCGTACCTCGTGCCGGAACCCCGCCGCCAACCAGATGCGGCTCGTCCTGCACACCGCTGCCTATTGGCTGATGCTCACCGTGCGCGAGGCCGTCCCGACCGCGCACCGCCTCGCCAGGGCCGAGTTTGCAACAATCCGCCTCCGGCTGCTCAAGCTCGGAACCCGTATCCGCGAGACCGCTGCCCGCGTCCGCCTCGCCTTCGCCGCCGCCTGTCCAGAAGCCGACCTGATCCGCCACCTTGCGACTGCGCTCGCCCCGGCACCGGCCTGA
- a CDS encoding relaxase/mobilization nuclease domain-containing protein produces the protein MANAEDHVWRLPVTVKGGDAKLNQAPSPRALSAAAKARLGRIVARAPEAMVKLTGRSRGGPTHLKAHLDYITRNGRLQAETQDGEKISDRARLRALHDDWLLANAAESRGRSTPNATQSVAFILSMPPGTPPDRVEAAARTWARETFAGTHDWLMARHDDTGHPHVHITVRAVGRDGRRLAPGPADLQQWRERFARELRRLGVEAEATPRQARGAIRKNRPSALQRSEQRGQEPRVRRAEREDVEREASGPKPSQPRDWSRDIQNRQESIRRAYLSHADILIRGDAADRQLARDIRRYVADMPVPLTRRQAMTLELRRVLDQRHDQEARPVPSAPTKIPNAFRNQTPAQSLNPEIASSSPGPKRQR, from the coding sequence ATGGCGAACGCAGAGGATCACGTCTGGCGCCTACCCGTCACGGTGAAGGGCGGTGACGCGAAGCTCAACCAAGCCCCCTCCCCTCGCGCACTCTCGGCCGCCGCCAAGGCCCGCCTCGGCCGGATTGTGGCGCGCGCGCCAGAGGCGATGGTCAAACTGACGGGGCGCTCGCGCGGCGGCCCGACGCACCTCAAAGCGCATCTCGACTACATCACCCGCAACGGGCGCCTTCAAGCCGAGACGCAGGACGGCGAGAAGATCTCCGACCGGGCGCGGCTTCGCGCGCTCCATGACGACTGGCTGCTGGCGAATGCGGCCGAGTCTCGCGGACGATCGACACCGAACGCAACGCAGAGCGTCGCCTTCATCTTGTCGATGCCCCCTGGCACCCCGCCCGATCGTGTCGAGGCAGCAGCGCGAACCTGGGCGCGTGAAACCTTCGCCGGCACGCATGATTGGCTGATGGCCCGTCACGACGACACGGGACACCCGCACGTCCATATTACGGTGCGCGCCGTAGGGCGAGACGGCCGACGCCTCGCTCCCGGCCCTGCCGATCTACAGCAATGGCGGGAGCGGTTCGCGCGCGAGCTGCGGCGCCTTGGCGTCGAAGCGGAGGCTACGCCGCGTCAGGCGCGGGGGGCCATTCGTAAAAACCGACCTTCCGCTCTCCAGCGAAGCGAACAGCGCGGCCAGGAGCCGCGTGTGCGCCGAGCTGAGCGCGAGGACGTGGAACGGGAGGCAAGCGGGCCGAAGCCGTCGCAACCTCGTGATTGGAGTCGAGACATTCAGAACCGGCAGGAATCCATTCGCCGCGCCTACCTCTCCCATGCCGACATACTGATTCGGGGGGATGCCGCCGATCGCCAGCTCGCGCGCGACATTCGGCGATATGTAGCAGATATGCCCGTACCGCTGACTCGACGGCAGGCGATGACCCTTGAGCTGCGCAGGGTGCTCGACCAAAGGCACGACCAGGAAGCACGTCCCGTCCCTTCTGCCCCGACAAAAATTCCGAATGCCTTCCGAAATCAAACGCCAGCCCAGAGCCTCAACCCCGAGATCGCCTCTAGTTCGCCTGGGCCAAAGCGACAGCGCTAG
- a CDS encoding LPD7 domain-containing protein: MALADSARNALRPTNSIEAVPPPPDRDLQGARPSGSAPGKAAAPYTTEPEAIAKAYYVEDRGRERRYFDDYQRKALAMRATDTSISSKREDLNTVRAMLEIAEARGWHSLEIRGSAEFKREAWIEATVRGLEGRGYTPSDLDRQEADRRAGERRQANEVRAVAREEAREDRAAGKPAPAAQHEREAREKQPGEPAQPTIADNRRTIREAQKELSADGRVMLAALSEKIDRQMNRLNTEAKTEIKAFVGTELVKKERAEGPTVLSAEMKRAATTPEPTRAPAPVPTPAGRRIEPEAPRRTLGR, encoded by the coding sequence ATGGCTCTCGCTGACAGCGCCCGGAACGCATTGCGTCCGACCAACTCGATAGAGGCCGTACCCCCGCCCCCCGATCGTGATTTGCAGGGTGCAAGACCGTCCGGCTCGGCTCCGGGCAAGGCAGCGGCGCCCTACACCACAGAACCCGAGGCCATCGCCAAAGCGTACTACGTCGAGGATCGGGGTAGGGAACGCCGCTATTTCGATGACTATCAGCGCAAGGCGCTCGCCATGCGCGCGACCGATACGTCGATCAGCTCGAAGCGCGAAGACCTGAACACGGTGCGCGCCATGCTGGAAATCGCGGAGGCGCGCGGGTGGCACTCGTTAGAAATTCGCGGTTCAGCCGAGTTCAAGCGCGAAGCTTGGATCGAGGCGACTGTGCGTGGGCTGGAAGGCCGCGGCTACACCCCCAGCGATCTCGACCGGCAGGAAGCCGATCGACGCGCCGGTGAGCGCCGCCAGGCGAACGAGGTCCGCGCCGTGGCGCGGGAGGAAGCGCGGGAGGACCGTGCTGCCGGCAAGCCGGCCCCAGCAGCGCAGCACGAGCGTGAGGCTCGCGAGAAGCAGCCGGGCGAACCCGCACAGCCGACGATCGCGGACAACCGCCGCACGATCCGCGAGGCGCAGAAGGAGCTATCGGCGGATGGGCGGGTCATGCTGGCTGCACTTTCGGAGAAGATCGACCGGCAAATGAACCGCCTCAACACCGAGGCCAAGACCGAAATCAAGGCGTTCGTCGGCACCGAGCTGGTGAAGAAGGAACGGGCGGAAGGCCCGACCGTGCTGTCCGCCGAGATGAAGCGAGCCGCAACCACTCCCGAGCCAACACGCGCTCCGGCGCCAGTACCAACACCGGCCGGTCGCCGGATCGAGCCGGAGGCTCCACGCCGGACCCTCGGCCGGTGA
- a CDS encoding EexN family lipoprotein, which yields MNARSTLPPTMLFVALTILTGCDRDPRSAEFFAAHPDEARTVLASCTAGTQAGPECANAKDGLSDFTRKQSIDNLIEQAKAHGG from the coding sequence ATGAATGCCCGATCGACCCTGCCCCCCACGATGCTATTCGTCGCCCTCACCATTCTTACCGGCTGCGACCGTGACCCGCGCAGTGCCGAGTTCTTCGCGGCGCATCCGGATGAAGCTCGCACAGTGCTGGCGAGTTGCACGGCGGGAACGCAAGCCGGTCCCGAATGCGCCAACGCCAAGGATGGGCTGAGCGACTTCACCCGCAAGCAGTCGATCGACAATCTCATTGAGCAAGCCAAGGCGCACGGCGGATGA
- a CDS encoding type IV secretory system conjugative DNA transfer family protein, whose protein sequence is MDDFSEWPAPAKALAVLVAVMLGAVLWSVVASTIFLAGTQLLTADTLPLVQFWQYLHYYGLGHPVVGLWLKIAGGVATALPTLLFVARVARKGWPGIIQRDLHGETRWARRSELVKAGLYETFRGLYVGQNRQGRYLRFGGPEHVACYAPTRSGKGVGLVIPNCLLYESTLVCLDVKKENWAATAGIRAAAGQKVFLFDPLAPDGRTARYNPFSYVRRGTIDAFEDIQRIAQMVFPHVSGDQQFWTDSARSAFTGAAGFLAETPDMPLTFGEVLRLLSSVDGAQSMLERIEARRQQGKPYTEATVKALEDYLKGSADLVNSIRKTITARLSLWFNPRIDAATAESDFDLRELRASLHAIYIGVTPDNIARLRPLLALFFQQLVDLTIRTLPQHDPRAKHQVLMLLDEFPLLGPMPVLADAFAYVAGYNIRLMLIMQSKAQLRDRDLYGPDKAEAILDNCGLEVVFGTKDLKLTEELSARLGYDTVEGTSRSGPRFWRALRRDKLNLTETDQRRALLLPQEIARLKPLEAILIRPGLYPIRCRRIRYFRDRTFTRLLRSPPIVEPIEVTVRLDQGKGFEPIAADNPPPCPAPPPAPADLHGASPPPSAAPKPTRAKPPRRRAKPASDNVVEPAGTEGESVTPLARRAEPKTDATGEPELPTMAPHQSDGLIGAILGAEVDLSEFGLSDGKAAVAAIVGATPTVESLTRGRKRAG, encoded by the coding sequence ATGGACGACTTCTCCGAATGGCCCGCACCTGCCAAGGCGCTCGCGGTTCTCGTCGCGGTCATGCTGGGCGCGGTCCTCTGGTCCGTCGTCGCCTCAACCATATTCCTCGCCGGCACCCAGCTTCTGACGGCCGACACGCTGCCGCTCGTTCAGTTCTGGCAATACCTGCACTATTACGGCCTCGGGCATCCTGTCGTCGGCCTGTGGCTCAAGATCGCGGGCGGCGTCGCGACCGCCCTTCCGACGCTCCTGTTCGTCGCCCGTGTCGCACGGAAGGGCTGGCCGGGCATAATACAACGCGATCTTCACGGCGAAACGCGCTGGGCGCGGCGTAGCGAGTTGGTGAAAGCCGGCCTCTACGAGACGTTCCGCGGCCTCTATGTCGGCCAGAACCGGCAGGGCCGCTATCTGCGCTTCGGCGGCCCGGAGCATGTCGCCTGCTACGCCCCGACGCGATCGGGCAAGGGCGTCGGCCTCGTGATCCCGAATTGCCTGCTCTACGAAAGCACGCTGGTCTGTCTCGATGTGAAAAAGGAGAATTGGGCCGCGACGGCAGGCATCCGCGCTGCGGCGGGACAGAAGGTTTTCCTGTTCGATCCGCTGGCACCGGACGGTCGCACGGCGCGCTACAATCCCTTTTCCTACGTCCGGCGCGGGACGATCGACGCTTTCGAGGACATTCAGCGCATCGCGCAGATGGTGTTCCCGCACGTCTCCGGCGATCAGCAGTTCTGGACGGACTCAGCGCGATCGGCGTTCACCGGCGCGGCCGGCTTCCTGGCCGAGACGCCCGACATGCCGCTCACCTTCGGAGAGGTGTTGCGCCTTCTGTCGAGCGTCGATGGCGCGCAGTCAATGTTGGAGCGGATCGAGGCACGCCGACAGCAGGGCAAGCCCTATACGGAAGCGACGGTGAAGGCGCTTGAGGATTATCTCAAGGGCAGCGCCGATCTGGTGAACAGCATCCGCAAGACGATCACGGCGCGGTTATCGCTGTGGTTCAATCCTCGGATCGATGCCGCCACGGCGGAAAGCGATTTCGACCTGCGCGAGCTGCGCGCGTCCCTCCATGCGATCTATATCGGTGTCACGCCCGACAACATCGCGCGCCTGCGCCCGCTGCTGGCCCTGTTCTTCCAACAGCTCGTTGATCTGACGATCCGCACCCTCCCCCAACATGATCCCCGTGCGAAGCACCAGGTGCTCATGCTGCTGGACGAGTTCCCCTTGCTCGGCCCCATGCCGGTCCTCGCCGACGCCTTCGCGTATGTCGCCGGCTACAACATCCGCCTCATGCTCATCATGCAAAGCAAGGCGCAACTCCGCGACCGCGATCTCTACGGGCCGGACAAGGCCGAAGCCATCCTCGACAACTGCGGGCTGGAAGTCGTCTTTGGCACCAAGGATTTGAAGCTGACGGAAGAGCTGAGCGCACGCCTCGGCTACGACACGGTTGAAGGCACGAGCCGGTCGGGGCCGCGTTTCTGGCGCGCCCTTCGGCGCGACAAGCTCAACCTGACGGAAACGGATCAGCGCAGGGCGCTCCTGCTGCCGCAGGAAATCGCCCGGCTGAAGCCGCTGGAAGCGATCTTGATCCGTCCTGGCCTTTACCCGATCCGGTGTCGGCGCATCCGGTATTTTAGGGATCGGACCTTCACCCGTCTCCTACGCTCCCCGCCGATCGTGGAACCGATCGAAGTCACGGTGCGGCTCGACCAGGGCAAGGGGTTCGAGCCGATCGCGGCCGACAACCCGCCGCCCTGCCCCGCTCCACCGCCGGCACCGGCAGACTTGCACGGTGCAAGCCCTCCGCCATCCGCCGCGCCCAAACCCACTCGCGCGAAGCCACCTCGCCGGAGGGCGAAACCGGCCTCCGACAACGTGGTGGAACCGGCCGGGACGGAGGGTGAAAGCGTCACGCCACTCGCGCGCCGCGCCGAACCGAAGACCGACGCTACCGGCGAACCGGAGCTGCCGACGATGGCGCCGCATCAATCGGATGGCCTCATCGGCGCGATCCTTGGGGCGGAGGTCGATCTGAGCGAGTTCGGCCTGTCGGACGGCAAAGCGGCTGTCGCCGCGATCGTCGGCGCTACGCCGACCGTGGAATCCCTGACCCGTGGAAGGAAACGTGCCGGATGA